One genomic window of Silurus meridionalis isolate SWU-2019-XX chromosome 22, ASM1480568v1, whole genome shotgun sequence includes the following:
- the hoxa1a gene encoding homeobox protein Hox-A1a: MNTFLDFSVMSGGEGGGGGSCAVSAFHAEHETFQSCSVTVNNCNANERFLSGRGSPDSSNHSHKGASFQSSGTLSIAYGAHPSYGAQTFCASYNHYINQDSDSGVGLNQCGSLVYSGNTVESPHRHHPFLHGYAGNSVPLPAQLQFAPPAYGHGHGQDQTNLLTGCSNPLSSLHASHHGACCASLSDGGSPAQTFDWMKVKRNPPKTGKVGEYGYGGQANTVRTNFTTKQLTELEKEFHFNKYLTRARRVEIAAALQLNETQVKIWFQNRRMKQKKREKEGLLPKTDSTPGDGGEKADISSELSFSAPSTPSPSSSTTDPYSSG, from the exons ATGAATACCTTCTTAGATTTCTCAGTGATGAGCGGCGGTGAAGGGGGTGGCGGGGGCTCGTGCGCTGTGAGCGCATTCCACGCGGAGCACGAAACTTTCCAGTCGTGTTCCGTCACGGTTAATAACTGCAACGCGAACGAGCGGTTCTTGAGTGGCAGAGGGTCTCCGGATTCATCAAATCATTCCCACAAAGGCGCCTCTTTCCAGTCCTCGGGTACACTTTCAATTGCGTATGGAGCGCATCCGAGTTACGGTGCGCAAACTTTCTGCGCCAGTTACAATCATTACATCAATCAGGATTCCGACTCCGGTGTGGGATTAAACCAGTGCGGTTCACTGGTCTACTCTGGAAACACTGTCGAATCCCCCCATCGGCATCACCCCTTTCTACACGGTTACGCCGGAAACAGCGTTCCCCTACCTGCGCAACTTCAGTTTGCGCCTCCTGCGTACGGTCACGGTCACGGTCAGGATCAGACCAATCTGCTGACCGGATGCTCGAATCCCCTCTCTTCTCTGCATGCGTCCCACCACGGCGCGTGCTGTGCGTCTCTATCAGACGGAGGGTCGCCGGCGCAGACGTTTGATTGGATGAAAGTTAAGCGCAATCCACCAAAAACAG GAAAGGTAGGAGAGTATGGCTACGGGGGGCAGGCCAACACCGTCCGAACCAATTTCACCACCAAACAGCTGACAGAGCTGGAGAAGGAGTTTCACTTCAACAAGTATCTGACGCGCGCCAGGCGAGTGGAAATCGCTGCTGCGCTCCAGCTGAATGAGACTCAGGTGAAAATCTGGTTTCAGAATCGCCGCATGAAGCAGAAGAAACGCGAGAAAGAGGGTCTGCTGCCTAAAACCGACTCCACACCAGGGGATGGAGGAGAAAAGGCTGACATTTCATCCGAGCTTTCCTTCTCTGCGCCTTCAACGCCATCTCCAAGCTCCTCTACCACTGACCCTTACTCCTCGGGTTAA